The stretch of DNA GTGGATCAGTGAGACAGAGGAGActgtgtagaaggacagagagccagcaggaCAGTCCACATACACAGCTACTCTACCAGAAACACGGGGGGAGGAGATGGAGGTTACTCTGTTATTGTGACTGACATAGTAACGATAATCAGAGCAGATCAGACTCCAGGACTGATCATTACGTCCAAACCAACAGTCTTTACTGTCTCCTATCCTCCTGATTCCTCTGTAACTCACTGATATCTCAACATCTCCTCTCGTCTGgacctcccagtaacagcgaccagtcagaccatctctacacagcagctgaggATACCAGGACTCAAACCTCTCTGGATGACCAGGATATGGCTGATCCTCCTCCACTAATGtcaccttcctgttgttgtcagacagtttGAGTTCTCTGTTCACCGTGTTTGTGTCGACTGTGAGTTCACAGGAATCTGACGGAGAGAACGAGACACAACACAGCTGCCGTTATAAACCAATCAGCTCtttggtgatgacatcacagggtTGAATGAGTGATGTCACAGTtcaatgaatgaaatgtaaaacaGACTTACACTTCCTCAGACCTGGTGTCAACCATCTGACTCNNNNNNNNNNCACCctgaaaggagggggggggggcattacatcactctcacacacagaaacagcaggACTCTAAAGCAAGTCTGGGAACTTCTTCCCTTGGATCTAAAGACGGGCCCTGCCTTAACAACTGGAGAAACAGCTGGACTCTAAAGGGAGTTAGTAATAGCAGCTTCTATAGCAAGCAGAAGGTTATCTGAGGCTGTGGCGGCCTGTGTATTTTAGCAGTATGTAATGTACAAGGACATTACTGTGTGGAATAACGTGATTAGAAACATCAACATTacatcactctcacacacatatattgtTTTTGCACCACAGGGACTATAAAAGAGGATTTAGCGAGACTTTTTGaacttaggctgaatcccatttctctgtcttactccttaccccttacccctaccccttggcccttgaaaccaaggggtaaggaGTAGGGGTGAAACATActcctatgaaatgggacaccacttggttacatcaccatacagtattgatcacaaacttccaagatggcGTCTCTGTTTGTCAActgtgtgggtttggacaacagtgacatatgcatttatatatttatatattttacagctattttatgttcactttggtggtgcagaggaaTATGTTCTTATCTGTTTAGAAcgtaggtctgtttgcaatagacacatgtatcatgtatagatacatatacaccctgtatacatggtgtgttgtatatctgtttcagttatcaccgctTTGAATGTCAtttatgttcagaaaaacattttgttgacaaaaatctgtctttattgctgataaattaaacataacaggcaaaatcGTTACATAAAATTATggtacagaaccattatcaactattttaaccataacttacatgtcacacacataaaaaggcactcatatgtgtaaaactaaaaaaatacacacaagaccacaga from Etheostoma cragini isolate CJK2018 unplaced genomic scaffold, CSU_Ecrag_1.0 ScbMSFa_2079, whole genome shotgun sequence encodes:
- the LOC117940270 gene encoding stonustoxin subunit alpha-like, translated to MPPPPPFRVXXXXVRWLTPGLRKYSCELTVDTNTVNRELKLSDNNRKVTLVEEDQPYPGHPERFESWYPQLLCRDGLTGRCYWEVQTRGDVEISVSYRGIRRIGDSKDCWFGRNDQSWSLICSDYRYYVSHNNRVTSISSPRVSGRVAVYVDCPAGSLSFYTVSSVSLIHLHTFITSFTQTLFPGFGIRSPGSSVSLCPVEDGECPPV